The Longimicrobiaceae bacterium DNA window AACTCTCCTCTGCAGAACCCTCTCGGAAATGCGAACACGCCTGCTCCCGCATCTCTCGATGTGCAACGGCAACATCTGCCTCCCCGCGCGTCACGCGGGAATGCAGCCGCGGATGAAAATGCGCTTCGAACGGGTTCACCCATCGGGAGATCCCGCGCGGATGCGATAAATCGCACCCCTACGGTCGGAGAGATCGTCAGGGCGTTCAAGGCGAGTGTCGCACGCCAGGTGAGGGTCGCGGGTGCAGTCGAATTCGCGTGGCAACGAAGCTACTACGAGCACGTCCTCCGCACCGAGGACCAGCTCGGGCGGGCTAGGAGATACATCGGCGAGAATCCACTGCGGTGGGCTTTGGACGAGGAGAATCCACGGCGGGGCTAGATCCAAAAGGGCCGGGCGGACGCTGGGGAGCGTCCGCCCGGCCTCATTCGTGTCCGCCGAGTCGCGTCAGGCGACGACGGAGCCGGTGCTGTCGGCGAGGGCGAGGTCTGCGGGGCGGTCCGGGAGCGCGGTGGTGGCCGCATCCAGGTACTGCGCGCTCACCCAGCCGCGCACGCCCGACGCGCCGTTCACGCTGCCCTGCACCGCCACCTGCTTCCACCCCCCGTTGTCCGCCAGCCCCTGCACCAGCGTACCGGGCGGCAGCGGGCTGCCGGCCACCGGCGCCGCGTCGGTGCTGGCCGCGCTCCGGATGTTCAGCGTCGACTTGGCCTTGAAGAACCCGCTCGCCGCAGACGGCTGCGCCGCCCCCGCGGCTGCCGAGCCCGAGCCGGCGCCCAGCATCACCTCGGCGCGGAACTGGTCCATCGGGAACGCCGGGCCCGGGTCGACCTTGCGGCCGGGGGAGATGTCCTCGTGCCCGATCACCTCCTTGATGCCATACGTCTTCACCAGCAACGTGGCGATCTCGCGCGCCACGTCCATCTGCGCCTGCGGGTACTTGAACCAGCCGGACGACTTGGTCTCGTTCTTGTGCACCGCCTGGATCACGTCGGCGTCCTTGTAGCTCCCGCCGAAGTCCGCCGCCCAGTGGTCGCCCTTGCGCGTGAGGCGGCCGGGGTTGTCCAGCTCGATGCCGATGGAGTACGTGTTCAGCCCGTCGATGCCCTCCCACGTACTCTTGCCCGCGTGCCACGCCACCTTGTTGAACGCCACCATCTGCGTGACCGAGCCATCCTTCCCGATCA harbors:
- a CDS encoding N-acetylmuramoyl-L-alanine amidase → MKIVNHLLVKDDGTPYPFVRTPNVSANGVNQHRYLVMHFTAGSSAKESITWLADPQAKASAHLVIGKDGSVTQMVAFNKVAWHAGKSTWEGIDGLNTYSIGIELDNPGRLTRKGDHWAADFGGSYKDADVIQAVHKNETKSSGWFKYPQAQMDVAREIATLLVKTYGIKEVIGHEDISPGRKVDPGPAFPMDQFRAEVMLGAGSGSAAAGAAQPSAASGFFKAKSTLNIRSAASTDAAPVAGSPLPPGTLVQGLADNGGWKQVAVQGSVNGASGVRGWVSAQYLDAATTALPDRPADLALADSTGSVVA